One Mangifera indica cultivar Alphonso chromosome 4, CATAS_Mindica_2.1, whole genome shotgun sequence genomic region harbors:
- the LOC123214090 gene encoding transcription factor GTE2-like has translation MASAVLANRSEGNWPMQPKSGGPKFMGKVPNLNPKKRQFHQASEINGCQIDESPAVTQSAASDDASSINRRPNNNDHLLLGNYVTFNITSYSKKELIELKSRLIVELEQIRQLKNRIETSSFRSSSKKSSTATNNKIPGNKRPFLLNLGQDSKKSNQDNGKLLKSCGQILTKLMKHKLGYIFNSPVDVVGLGLHDYYDIIKNPMDLGTVKSKLTKNLYDSPVEFAADVRLTFANAMTYNPKGHDVYILADQLLARFEELFRSVNDKLVLDEIQERVYEEEVPVNSWNLHDFKDRESSKQQFVAKSGPMRVPPVGSNPNPHPKPNPPAAAQLPVRTPSPPVRATPAVKPLKQPKPKAKDPNKREMSMEEKHKLGVGLQSLPQEKMEHVINILKRRNGNLRQDEDEIELDIEALDTETLWELDRFVTNYKKMVSKIKRQALMGNNNVAAAQANREVPMVEKVEAPIESKKAKKGEAGEEDVDIGDEMPMSSFPPVEIEKDNGHNNNASSSSSSSSSSSSDSSSSSDSDSGSSSGSDSDADDARS, from the exons ATGGCATCGGCGGTGCTAGCCAATAGAAGCGAAGGCAATTGGCCGATGCAACCAAAAAGTGGTGGTCCTAAATTCATGGGCAAAGTCCCAAACCTTAACCCTAAAAAGAGGCAGTTTCACCAAGCCTCAGAAATCAACGGCTGTCAGATTGACGAGTCACCCGCCGTCACTCAATCCGCCGCCTCAGACGACGCTTCCTCTATTAACAGAAGACCCAACAACAACGATCATCTCCTCTTGGGTAATTACGTTACCTTCAATATAACGTCGTATTCGAAGAAGGAGCTGATTGAACTCAAGAGCCGCTTGATTGTGGAGCTTGAACAGATTCGCCAGTTAAAGAACCGGATCGAAACGTCGTCGTTCAGATCCAGCTCAAAGAAATCGTCGACAGCCACAAATAATAAGATTCCGGGGAACAAACGTCCGTTCCTGTTGAATTTGGGTCAAGATTCTAAAAAATCCAATCAGGATAATGGTAAGCTGTTGAAGAGTTGTGGGCAAATCTTGACCAAGTTGATGAAGCACAAACTTGGGTATATTTTTAATTCTCCTGTTGATGTTGTTGGTTTGGGTTTACAtgattattatgatattataaagaATCCGATGGATCTTGGCACTGTCAAGTCGAAATTGACCAAGAATTTGTACGATTCACCGGTGGAATTTGCTGCTGATGTTCGGTTGACCTTCGCCAATGCCATGACCTATAATCCTAAAGGCCATGATGTTTACATTCTTGCGGACCAGCTTCTTGCCAGATTCGAGGAGTTGTTTCGTTCTGTAAATGATAAATTGGTTCTAGATGAAATTCAAGAGCGGGTTTATGAAGAGGAAGTACCGGTGAATTCTTGGAATTTACATGATTTTAAGGATAGAGAGAGTTCTAAGCAGCAATTTGTGGCTAAATCTGGGCCAATGCGGGTTCCCCCGGTTGGGTCAAACCCTAACCCTCACCCTAAGCCAAACCCTCCGGCGGCTGCACAATTGCCTGTGAGAACTCCCTCGCCACCTGTGAGGGCAACACCAGCTGTGAAGCCGCTAAAGCAGCCTAAGCCAAAGGCCAAGGATCCCAACAAGAGAGAGATGAGTATGGAGGAGAAGCACAAGTTGGGGGTAGGGTTGCAGAGTTTGCCACAAGAGAAGATGGAGCATGTGATTAATATATTGAAGAGGAGGAATGGGAATCTCAGGCAAGATGAGGATGAGATCGAGCTTGATATTGAGGCTCTGGATACTGAAACCCTTTGGGAGCTTGATCGTTTCGTGACTAACTACAAGAAGATGGTTAGCAAGATTAAAAGGCAAGCATTAATGGGCAACAACAATGTGGCTGCAGCTCAAGCAAATAGG GAAGTGCCAATGGTTGAGAAAGTTGAGGCGCCTATTGAGTCAAAGAAGGCTAAGAAAGGGGAAGCTGGTGAGGAGGATGTGGACATTGGTGATGAGATGCCGATGAGCAGTTTCCCTCCAGTGGAGATTGAGAAGGATAACGGGCATAACAATAATGCAAGTAGCAGCTCTAGCAGCTCTAGTAGTTCGAGCagtgattcatcttcatcaagtG ATTCAGATTCAGGGAGTTCTTCTGGAAGTGATTCAGATGCTGATGATGCCCGGTCATAG